Proteins from one bacterium genomic window:
- the gyrB gene encoding DNA topoisomerase (ATP-hydrolyzing) subunit B, which translates to MEAAYTAENIKILEGLEPVRERPAMYIGSTGLLGLHHLVYEVVDNSIDEALAGYCDQITVTIHRDNSVTVEDNGRGIPVDEHPVARKPAAEVVMTTLHAGAKFDKKSYAFSGGLHGVGVSVVNALSDYLNLEIHRDGWVYTQSYAKGVATTRLEAVRKTRKHGTKVTFSPDPEIFETTDFSFEILSRRMRELAFLTPGISITITDERIDESKTYKYKGGVASFVEYLNRNKNPITKVIHLTGEKENVIFDIAIQYNDSYVENLLSFVNNINTTEGGTHVIGFKSGLTRAINQYSTNNNLTKNFKYNITGDDIREGLCAVISVRLPNPQFEGQTKAKLGNSEVKGIAESFIHEKLYQYLEENPSAARKIIERSMEAARAREAARRAKELARKKNSVELGSLPGKLADCQSKDPNLAELFLVEGDSAGGSAKQARDRTIQAILPLKGKILNVEKARFDKMISNEEIKTMITALGTGIGENDFSIDKLRYRKIIIMTDADVDGAHIRTLLLTFFYRQMPQIIESGCLYIAQPPLLRARIDNKDHYFKSEGEFNTFVVERSIKSLKLATSDGRTVEGSRLLDLYRAAQRIEEGALQLEKIRYDFVLVEALVMEEELSPAMFREQKALERLARDLMSYAKTTRGDYNSMDFKVVPSPQEDNSLILEITTERGTQRFHTVIDEHFVHSPRFKSIRELSRKLAAVGSLPWRIQLEGEPVEIRRFQELASSIAGSCRGKVVVQRYKGLGEMNPDQLWTTTMDPNTRTLLRVRVEDLVEADQIFSVLMGDSVEPRREFIQTNAMNVTNLDI; encoded by the coding sequence ATGGAAGCAGCCTATACAGCTGAAAACATAAAGATACTCGAGGGGCTGGAACCTGTAAGGGAAAGGCCTGCCATGTACATAGGAAGTACTGGCTTGCTGGGGTTACATCACCTGGTTTACGAAGTGGTGGACAACAGCATAGACGAGGCATTGGCAGGTTACTGCGATCAGATAACGGTGACTATCCACAGGGACAACTCTGTGACAGTGGAGGACAACGGCAGGGGTATTCCCGTGGATGAGCATCCTGTTGCCCGCAAGCCTGCGGCCGAAGTGGTCATGACTACCCTGCATGCTGGAGCCAAGTTTGATAAGAAGAGCTATGCCTTCTCAGGGGGGCTCCATGGGGTTGGTGTGTCAGTGGTAAACGCCCTGTCTGATTACCTGAACCTGGAGATTCACAGGGATGGTTGGGTATACACCCAGAGTTATGCCAAGGGAGTGGCAACAACCAGGCTCGAGGCCGTAAGAAAGACAAGAAAACACGGCACCAAGGTGACCTTTTCTCCTGATCCAGAGATTTTTGAGACAACGGATTTTAGCTTTGAGATACTTTCCAGGAGAATGAGAGAACTGGCTTTTCTTACACCAGGAATAAGTATTACGATTACAGATGAGAGGATTGATGAAAGTAAGACATACAAATATAAGGGTGGAGTTGCAAGTTTTGTAGAATACTTGAATAGAAACAAAAATCCAATAACCAAAGTTATTCATCTTACAGGAGAAAAAGAAAATGTTATTTTTGATATCGCAATTCAATATAATGATTCATATGTAGAGAACCTTCTTTCTTTTGTAAACAATATAAATACTACCGAAGGTGGAACTCATGTTATAGGATTCAAGTCTGGCCTTACTAGGGCGATAAATCAATATTCAACAAACAACAATCTAACCAAGAATTTCAAATATAACATCACCGGAGACGACATAAGGGAAGGTTTGTGTGCGGTCATAAGCGTTCGCCTTCCCAACCCTCAGTTTGAAGGCCAGACCAAGGCCAAGCTTGGCAACAGCGAGGTAAAAGGTATAGCCGAGTCCTTTATTCATGAAAAACTGTACCAGTATCTGGAGGAAAATCCTTCGGCTGCCCGCAAGATAATAGAGAGATCCATGGAAGCGGCCAGGGCAAGGGAGGCGGCCAGAAGAGCCAAGGAGCTGGCCAGAAAGAAAAACTCCGTGGAACTGGGCTCATTGCCCGGGAAACTGGCAGATTGCCAAAGCAAGGATCCAAATCTGGCTGAGCTTTTTTTGGTGGAGGGAGACTCAGCCGGGGGATCGGCCAAGCAGGCAAGAGACAGAACCATTCAGGCAATACTGCCTCTAAAGGGAAAGATATTGAATGTGGAGAAGGCAAGATTCGACAAGATGATCTCCAACGAGGAGATCAAGACAATGATAACTGCCCTAGGAACAGGCATAGGTGAAAATGATTTTTCCATAGACAAGCTCAGATACAGAAAAATCATAATAATGACTGATGCCGATGTTGACGGTGCTCATATAAGGACACTGTTACTGACCTTTTTTTACAGGCAGATGCCCCAAATCATAGAAAGCGGTTGTCTGTACATAGCCCAACCGCCTCTTCTCAGAGCGAGAATCGACAACAAAGACCATTATTTCAAGAGCGAGGGGGAGTTCAACACTTTCGTGGTGGAGCGTTCCATCAAATCCCTGAAGCTAGCCACTAGCGACGGACGCACAGTGGAGGGCTCGCGCCTTTTGGATCTTTACAGGGCAGCTCAACGTATAGAGGAAGGAGCCTTACAACTGGAAAAGATTCGTTACGACTTTGTCTTGGTGGAAGCCCTGGTAATGGAAGAGGAGCTTTCGCCAGCCATGTTCCGAGAGCAAAAGGCCCTGGAGAGATTAGCCCGGGACCTCATGAGTTACGCAAAAACAACCCGTGGGGATTACAACTCAATGGATTTCAAGGTGGTCCCTTCCCCGCAGGAAGATAACTCCTTGATATTGGAAATCACCACCGAGAGAGGAACCCAAAGATTCCACACTGTGATAGACGAGCATTTCGTGCATTCCCCCAGGTTCAAGTCAATCAGGGAATTGAGCAGAAAACTGGCGGCCGTGGGTTCACTTCCATGGAGGATTCAACTGGAGGGAGAACCTGTGGAAATCCGTCGGTTTCAGGAACTGGCCTCCAGCATAGCGGGTTCCTGTCGTGGCAAAGTGGTGGTGCAGCGCTACAAAGGGCTGGGGGAGATGAATCCGGATCAACTTTGGACCACAACCATGGATCCCAATACCAGAACACTGCTCAGGGTGCGAGTGGAGGACCTAGTGGAAGCGGATCAGATCTTCTCTGTACTGATGGGCGACAGTGTTGAGCCCAGGCGGGAGTTCATTCAGACAAATGCCATGAACGTGACCAACCTGGACATCTGA
- the gyrA gene encoding DNA gyrase subunit A — translation MGDLRDISIEQELTRSYLDYALSVIIGRAIPDVRDGLKPVQRRVVYAMHEMGNTWNRPYKKSARIVGDVIGKYHPHGDAAVYDSIVRLAQDFSMRYPLVDGQGNFGSVDGDPPAAMRYTEVRLNRIAKELLEDIDKETVGFSPNYDSSMREPDVLPSRIPNLLINGSSGIAVGMATNIPPHNLREVIDALLARMDNPSAGVSELMRYIKGPDFPTGGIIQGRSGILDSYKTGRGSIKVRARAHVERNESSEKTSIVVTELPYQVNKARLLERIGELVKNKVVEGIEELRDESDKDGMRVVITLKKNEIADVVLAKLFKHTQMEVNFGVTLLAIDSGMPKVFSLPELLDRFILFRRDVVLRRTRFELARAEEHCHLLEGLKLALENLDLVLGIIRNSDTPKTAQQTLMKEVGLSEKQAQAILEMRLQRLTRLEKDKIISDYQETRKRIEDYRSILSSQERVREIIRSELLEIRNQYGDDRRTEISEEAGELDYEDLIVEESMVVTITHRGYVKRTPLSIYRTQRRGGKGKVGISMAESDFVEDLFVSSTRSYLLVFTNSGRVHWLKVHEVPEASRVAKGRPIVNLLPMQEGERVATVLPVREFKEGMYILLATRAGVVKKVEMMAFSHPRAGGIHAMTLDEGDELISAILTDGTQRLLMATKRGMALLVEESQLRPMQRAARGVRGIRLRPGDHLISINVAPSAQGAFVTITEKGYGKRTLVSHYRVQNRGGIGLTNIKITEKNGPVVNVFPAGDEDNLVIITDQGKLIRIRASEIKLVGRAAMGVKVIDVAEQERVVAVQRVADNEG, via the coding sequence ATGGGAGATTTAAGGGACATAAGCATCGAGCAGGAACTTACTCGTTCTTATCTGGACTATGCATTGAGCGTCATAATCGGGAGGGCCATTCCGGATGTACGCGACGGGCTCAAGCCTGTGCAAAGGCGGGTTGTTTACGCAATGCACGAGATGGGAAACACCTGGAACAGGCCTTACAAGAAGTCGGCCCGAATCGTTGGGGATGTGATAGGAAAGTATCATCCCCACGGGGATGCAGCCGTGTACGACTCCATTGTAAGGCTGGCCCAGGATTTCAGCATGCGCTACCCGCTGGTGGACGGACAAGGCAACTTCGGATCCGTGGATGGGGATCCGCCTGCTGCCATGCGTTATACAGAGGTTAGGCTCAACCGCATTGCCAAGGAGCTCCTAGAAGACATAGACAAGGAGACAGTGGGCTTTTCCCCCAATTATGACTCCTCCATGAGAGAACCCGATGTTTTGCCCTCTAGGATCCCCAATCTGCTCATAAACGGTAGCTCGGGAATAGCCGTGGGAATGGCCACAAACATCCCTCCCCACAACCTGCGGGAAGTGATAGATGCACTGTTGGCCCGCATGGACAATCCATCGGCAGGCGTGAGCGAGTTGATGCGTTACATTAAGGGGCCTGATTTTCCCACAGGTGGAATAATCCAGGGCAGGTCAGGCATCCTGGATTCATACAAGACAGGCAGGGGTAGCATAAAGGTCAGGGCAAGAGCCCATGTGGAGCGAAACGAGAGTTCCGAAAAAACTTCCATAGTGGTCACAGAACTGCCTTACCAGGTAAACAAGGCCAGGCTTCTGGAACGCATAGGAGAGCTGGTGAAAAATAAGGTGGTGGAGGGTATAGAGGAACTCAGGGACGAGAGCGACAAGGATGGGATGCGCGTTGTCATAACGCTCAAGAAAAACGAGATAGCCGACGTGGTGCTGGCCAAGCTCTTCAAGCACACTCAGATGGAGGTGAACTTCGGAGTAACCCTCCTGGCAATAGACAGCGGCATGCCCAAGGTCTTCTCCCTTCCTGAGCTTCTGGACAGGTTCATTCTGTTCCGAAGGGATGTGGTGCTCAGGAGGACCAGGTTTGAGCTTGCCAGGGCCGAAGAGCACTGTCACCTCCTAGAGGGCCTGAAGCTGGCTCTGGAGAATCTGGATCTGGTCCTGGGAATCATACGCAACTCGGACACGCCCAAGACAGCTCAGCAAACACTCATGAAAGAGGTGGGGCTGAGCGAGAAACAGGCCCAGGCAATACTGGAGATGCGCCTCCAGCGGCTAACCCGCCTGGAGAAAGACAAGATCATTTCTGATTACCAGGAGACCAGAAAGCGTATAGAGGATTACAGGTCCATACTTTCCAGCCAGGAGAGAGTGAGAGAAATCATCCGGAGCGAGCTTCTGGAGATACGCAATCAGTACGGTGACGACAGGCGCACGGAGATATCAGAAGAGGCCGGGGAACTAGATTACGAGGACCTCATAGTTGAAGAGAGCATGGTTGTGACAATAACCCACAGGGGCTATGTGAAGAGGACCCCGCTTTCCATCTACCGTACTCAGAGAAGGGGTGGAAAGGGTAAGGTGGGCATAAGCATGGCCGAAAGTGATTTTGTGGAAGATCTCTTTGTTTCCAGTACCAGAAGCTATCTCTTGGTTTTCACCAACAGCGGAAGGGTGCATTGGCTCAAGGTGCACGAGGTTCCGGAGGCCAGCCGTGTGGCCAAGGGCAGGCCCATAGTGAATCTGCTTCCTATGCAAGAGGGAGAGCGGGTGGCCACGGTCTTGCCAGTGAGGGAATTCAAGGAGGGGATGTACATATTGCTGGCCACAAGGGCAGGAGTGGTAAAAAAGGTGGAGATGATGGCTTTCAGCCATCCCAGGGCAGGGGGTATCCATGCCATGACCCTGGACGAGGGTGATGAACTCATAAGTGCCATACTCACCGATGGCACACAGAGGCTCTTGATGGCTACTAAACGAGGAATGGCGCTTTTGGTGGAAGAAAGCCAACTCAGACCCATGCAGAGGGCTGCAAGGGGTGTAAGGGGAATCAGGCTCAGGCCAGGAGACCATCTGATTTCCATCAATGTGGCCCCTTCGGCTCAGGGGGCCTTTGTGACCATCACGGAGAAGGGCTATGGCAAGAGAACACTGGTGAGCCATTACCGGGTCCAGAACAGAGGTGGGATAGGGCTTACAAACATAAAGATAACAGAGAAGAACGGGCCTGTGGTGAATGTATTTCCAGCTGGGGATGAGGACAATCTGGTCATCATAACGGACCAGGGTAAGCTCATAAGAATCAGAGCATCTGAAATAAAGCTGGTGGGCCGTGCAGCAATGGGAGTCAAGGTAATAGACGTGGCCGAGCAGGAGAGAGTAGTGGCGGTCCAGCGGGTGGCAGACAATGAGGGATAA
- a CDS encoding NAD(P)H-dependent glycerol-3-phosphate dehydrogenase, producing the protein MRFAVVGAGSWGTTLANHLCGLGHEVILWVYEAELLEQMRSQRLNPLYLPGVPLDPRMGLEGDLLKACQGSDYILMVVPSHVYRRVLENLMPVVHGSKVIISATKGIEKETLMTMSQVVGSMAAQVPYAVLSGPSFAKEVARGLPTAVTVASRSLDLAVTLQNLLSSERFRVYAHDDVMGTELGGAIKNVIAIAAGISDGLGFGLNARAALLTRGLSEMIRLGIKMGANPLTFGGLSGIGDLILTCTGDLSRNRTVGLRIARGETLEQISRSMVAVAEGVMTTLSLRELARREQVDMPITEQVYQVLYQGKDPQEALRDLMNRPLKREISFVPEVKGAN; encoded by the coding sequence ATGCGCTTTGCGGTGGTAGGGGCCGGAAGTTGGGGCACCACCCTGGCCAATCACCTCTGCGGCTTGGGGCACGAGGTGATCCTTTGGGTTTACGAGGCAGAACTTCTGGAGCAAATGCGTTCTCAGAGGCTTAACCCCCTTTACCTTCCTGGCGTGCCCTTAGATCCTCGCATGGGCTTGGAGGGGGATCTACTCAAAGCCTGCCAGGGCTCTGATTACATTCTGATGGTGGTTCCATCCCACGTGTACAGGCGAGTCCTGGAAAACCTTATGCCCGTTGTGCATGGTTCCAAGGTGATAATTTCAGCCACCAAGGGGATAGAGAAGGAAACTCTCATGACCATGTCTCAAGTGGTGGGATCAATGGCCGCCCAAGTCCCGTACGCGGTTCTCTCTGGGCCCAGCTTTGCCAAAGAAGTGGCCAGGGGGCTTCCCACTGCGGTAACAGTTGCCTCCAGATCTCTGGATTTGGCCGTGACCCTCCAAAACCTCCTCTCCTCGGAGCGTTTCCGGGTCTATGCCCACGACGACGTCATGGGCACAGAGCTGGGAGGTGCCATCAAGAACGTCATAGCCATCGCCGCTGGCATAAGCGATGGCTTGGGCTTTGGCCTAAATGCAAGAGCCGCTCTTTTGACCAGAGGCCTCTCCGAGATGATACGCCTGGGAATAAAAATGGGAGCCAACCCTTTGACCTTCGGAGGCCTATCTGGCATAGGGGATCTCATCCTCACCTGCACAGGCGATCTGAGCCGCAACCGCACAGTGGGGCTCAGAATAGCAAGAGGGGAAACCCTGGAGCAGATCAGCCGCAGCATGGTGGCAGTGGCCGAGGGGGTGATGACCACCCTGTCCCTGAGGGAGCTGGCCAGGAGGGAGCAGGTGGACATGCCCATCACAGAGCAGGTCTACCAGGTGCTTTACCAGGGAAAGGATCCGCAGGAGGCTTTGAGGGATCTTATGAACAGGCCCCTCAAGAGAGAGATTTCCTTTGTTCCGGAAGTCAAGGGAGCAAACTGA
- a CDS encoding response regulator — MQKTHILIVDDELGPRESLRMILKDHFPLLFATNGKEAVEKAKTDSVGLVIMDMKMPVMDGMEALRRMKEHNPYLPVIMVTGYGTIDTAVEAMKVGAFDYVTKPFDSFALLEKVKKALEQGKTDPDSQRMLRQIQESSSRLAEQQENLQKQILQLSKLSSIGMLAQGMAHNLSSPLLIILGRAELMKDKLVQMRSRIQSLSGNQTPEARAQTLALLQEYDQNLRDTDIIIENVAKLSDIIRNVMQKSRQDQIDYHQSLNLSTILREELKFMEGDLFFKHNVEKEYHLQEDLPSVKGIYSDFSQTFLNLIQNAIDAMRDSKTKKLTVISRKGEGDWIEISVTDTGCGIPQENLERIFEPYFTTKKAPEDSGRPVGTGLGLHMVKMLMEPYRVQIQVKSQPGNTCFTLRVPCSNG; from the coding sequence ATGCAGAAAACTCACATCTTGATCGTGGACGATGAGCTGGGTCCCAGGGAATCTTTGAGAATGATCCTGAAAGACCACTTCCCCCTTCTGTTTGCCACCAACGGTAAAGAAGCGGTAGAAAAAGCCAAGACAGACTCAGTGGGCTTGGTAATCATGGACATGAAGATGCCTGTGATGGACGGTATGGAAGCTTTGCGCCGCATGAAAGAGCACAATCCCTACCTGCCTGTGATCATGGTGACAGGCTACGGTACCATAGATACGGCCGTTGAGGCCATGAAGGTAGGGGCATTTGATTACGTAACCAAGCCTTTTGACAGCTTCGCCCTGTTGGAAAAGGTCAAAAAAGCTCTGGAACAGGGAAAGACCGACCCTGATTCCCAACGCATGCTCAGGCAGATCCAGGAAAGTAGTAGCAGATTGGCGGAACAACAGGAGAATCTCCAAAAGCAGATCCTTCAGCTCTCCAAGCTCTCTTCCATAGGGATGCTGGCCCAGGGAATGGCTCACAATCTCAGCTCGCCCCTGCTGATCATCTTGGGAAGGGCCGAGTTGATGAAAGACAAGTTGGTGCAGATGAGATCAAGGATCCAGAGCCTCTCGGGCAATCAAACTCCGGAGGCGCGGGCCCAGACCCTGGCTCTACTGCAGGAATATGATCAGAACCTAAGGGACACGGACATCATAATAGAGAACGTGGCCAAGCTAAGCGACATAATTCGAAATGTGATGCAAAAAAGCCGGCAGGACCAAATCGATTACCACCAGTCTCTCAACCTCTCCACCATCCTCCGTGAGGAGCTCAAGTTCATGGAAGGGGACCTCTTCTTCAAACACAATGTGGAAAAAGAGTACCATCTCCAAGAGGATCTGCCATCCGTGAAAGGCATATACTCGGATTTTTCCCAGACATTCTTGAATCTTATCCAAAACGCCATAGACGCCATGAGGGACAGCAAGACCAAGAAGCTCACCGTGATAAGCCGCAAAGGGGAAGGGGACTGGATAGAGATCTCCGTGACAGATACGGGCTGCGGTATACCACAGGAAAATCTGGAGCGGATCTTCGAGCCTTATTTCACAACCAAGAAAGCCCCGGAGGACAGCGGCAGGCCAGTGGGAACCGGACTCGGGCTGCACATGGTAAAGATGCTCATGGAGCCTTACAGGGTCCAGATCCAAGTAAAGAGCCAGCCTGGAAATACCTGTTTCACCCTTAGAGTGCCTTGCTCAAACGGATGA
- a CDS encoding ATP-binding protein has translation MSFVLIVSHEIAVQESLRMILKDEFSILQARSGHEALAMVAQHPVEIVLLEPTLPDMNGLSLLERLRQISQDICLVLITNARGRDLMEATDGEAGYEVLVKPFEGTEVRWVMKRALERTRLQREVRLLKSRVEANGGTRIFPLPYREEVPVPMTALSWYHMERDPALSQFALKEFFKALTHITDLERLLDFMLHAICEMFQVNKAAVLLLEPSRSMFRVRASLGIEELRIRTLGFRLEEGLPGWLLRYNQILKREEVELSGFTREGALVLQQMEALDAKISAPLLTKGRLVGILCLGNKVTGRPFSDSDVEQLSMVGNYAAVAVENSLLYRELCLQKKYNENILKSIGTGVVAIDHLAKVTTYNPAAERMLGVPREEILGKSVQKLGSVFADLLLRTLEGAESFSRREVTHPMSKAPLGVSTSPLRDDSNRIRGAIMVFTDLSETKELEARTRDLDRLRFWSLLANRMAQEIRNPLVAVKTFAQLLPERYTDQEFREQFFSVVMGEIDRLNLMTERLMEFAMPRESRPMRHDINQIVESAIQSRAAWIEAKKIRLVKQLASDPIYVCADREHLEKALCHILDNGLEASSDGGKLRLRTQRVKPPVLRSVRTQGTLELASRDWVEILVEDTGCGIAADQVREIFSPFFTTKVKGMGFGLPIAQRIIQDHGGRIEVDSEPGKGSRFKLLIPLDTSLKQENVSLT, from the coding sequence ATGAGCTTCGTGCTGATCGTCTCGCATGAGATAGCTGTTCAGGAATCTCTGCGCATGATTCTAAAGGACGAGTTTTCCATCCTACAGGCTCGTTCCGGGCATGAAGCTCTGGCCATGGTTGCCCAACATCCAGTGGAGATCGTGCTCTTGGAGCCCACTCTGCCCGACATGAACGGCTTGAGCCTGCTGGAGAGACTGCGGCAGATCTCCCAGGATATTTGCCTGGTGCTCATCACCAATGCCAGGGGCCGTGATCTTATGGAAGCCACTGACGGTGAAGCCGGCTATGAGGTACTGGTCAAGCCTTTTGAGGGCACGGAGGTCAGATGGGTCATGAAACGTGCCCTGGAGCGCACCAGGTTGCAAAGGGAGGTCCGTCTGCTCAAGAGCAGGGTGGAGGCCAACGGAGGTACCAGGATTTTTCCTTTGCCTTATAGAGAGGAGGTTCCCGTGCCCATGACCGCTTTGAGTTGGTATCACATGGAGCGGGATCCAGCCTTGAGTCAGTTCGCCCTGAAGGAGTTCTTCAAGGCCCTTACTCACATCACAGACCTGGAAAGACTTTTGGATTTCATGCTCCATGCCATCTGCGAGATGTTCCAGGTCAATAAGGCAGCGGTGCTACTCTTGGAGCCCTCCCGTTCCATGTTTCGAGTAAGGGCTTCTTTGGGCATAGAAGAGCTGAGGATCAGAACCCTGGGATTCAGGTTGGAAGAGGGTCTGCCCGGGTGGCTGCTTCGCTACAACCAGATCCTGAAACGTGAAGAGGTGGAGCTATCGGGCTTCACCAGGGAGGGGGCCTTGGTACTCCAGCAGATGGAAGCTTTGGATGCCAAGATCTCAGCTCCTCTGCTCACCAAGGGCCGACTGGTGGGGATCTTGTGCCTGGGCAACAAGGTAACCGGAAGGCCTTTCAGCGATTCCGATGTGGAACAGCTCTCCATGGTGGGCAACTACGCGGCAGTGGCTGTTGAGAACTCTCTTCTCTATAGGGAACTTTGCCTTCAGAAAAAATACAATGAGAACATCCTCAAGAGCATAGGCACAGGGGTGGTGGCCATAGATCACCTAGCCAAGGTAACCACTTACAATCCCGCAGCCGAGCGGATGCTGGGGGTTCCCAGGGAGGAAATCCTAGGCAAGAGCGTTCAGAAGTTGGGCTCTGTATTTGCAGACCTCCTGCTCAGGACCCTGGAAGGCGCTGAGAGCTTCTCTCGTCGGGAAGTGACCCATCCCATGTCCAAGGCCCCCCTGGGTGTGAGCACCTCCCCCCTAAGGGACGACTCCAACCGCATCCGGGGAGCCATCATGGTCTTCACAGACCTCAGCGAGACTAAAGAACTGGAGGCCCGCACAAGGGATCTAGATAGGTTGAGATTCTGGAGCCTGCTGGCCAATCGCATGGCCCAGGAAATCAGAAACCCCTTGGTGGCTGTTAAGACCTTCGCCCAGTTGCTTCCGGAGCGTTATACAGACCAGGAGTTCCGGGAGCAATTCTTCTCGGTGGTGATGGGAGAGATCGACCGGTTGAACCTCATGACTGAACGGCTCATGGAATTTGCGATGCCCAGGGAAAGCAGGCCCATGCGTCACGATATCAACCAGATCGTGGAGTCGGCCATACAATCCCGGGCCGCGTGGATCGAGGCCAAAAAGATCAGGCTGGTCAAGCAGCTGGCTTCTGATCCCATTTATGTCTGTGCAGACAGGGAACATCTGGAGAAGGCCTTGTGCCATATTCTAGACAACGGCCTGGAGGCCAGCTCGGATGGGGGCAAGTTGAGGCTCCGCACTCAGAGGGTGAAGCCTCCGGTGCTTCGATCGGTCAGGACCCAGGGCACTCTGGAATTGGCAAGCAGGGATTGGGTGGAGATCCTTGTGGAGGACACAGGCTGCGGTATTGCAGCTGATCAGGTACGGGAGATTTTTTCGCCTTTTTTTACCACAAAGGTCAAAGGCATGGGCTTTGGTCTGCCCATAGCTCAAAGAATAATCCAGGATCACGGGGGACGCATAGAGGTGGACTCAGAACCTGGAAAAGGCTCCAGATTCAAGCTCCTGATCCCTCTGGACACGAGTCTAAAACAGGAAAACGTGAGCTTGACCTAG